One Magnetospirillum sp. 15-1 DNA window includes the following coding sequences:
- a CDS encoding aminotransferase class I/II-fold pyridoxal phosphate-dependent enzyme, whose product MTIAPHLDARLDGLPDYPFARLAKLLGAPARPDSIVMSIGEPQHKAPSLVAEVLAANAGLWGKYPPANGPDDLRRAVADWAGRRYGLPAGLVDPDKAILPVAGTREALYLIAQTVCGDRGGQRPLVLLPNPFYQVYAGAAVMAGAEPVFVPGATGPASQPDFSTLPAEILDRTALAYVCSPANPQGSVADAGLLERQVQTARRHGFVLAVDECYSEIWDKAPPPGALAACAASGEGLANILVFNSLSKRSSVPGLRSGVVIGDERVIHAFARLRSYGGAATPLPIAAVAAALWRDEAHVTESNNLYRAKLDAAERILGGRLGFTRPAGGFFLWLDVGDGEVAAVKLWREGNIRVLPGTYLAAEDSEEGNPGSRFIRVALVHDLATTEAALTRLGEILGG is encoded by the coding sequence ATGACCATCGCTCCCCATCTCGACGCTCGTCTCGACGGCCTGCCCGATTATCCCTTCGCCCGGCTGGCCAAGCTGCTGGGGGCGCCGGCCCGGCCCGATTCCATCGTCATGTCCATCGGCGAGCCCCAGCACAAGGCGCCGTCCCTGGTGGCCGAGGTCCTGGCGGCCAATGCCGGGCTGTGGGGCAAGTATCCGCCCGCCAACGGTCCCGATGATCTGCGCCGCGCCGTGGCCGACTGGGCCGGCCGGCGTTATGGCCTGCCCGCCGGACTGGTCGATCCCGACAAGGCGATCCTGCCGGTGGCCGGTACCCGCGAGGCGCTGTACCTGATCGCCCAGACGGTCTGCGGCGATCGCGGCGGCCAGCGGCCGCTGGTGCTGCTGCCCAATCCGTTCTATCAGGTCTATGCTGGCGCGGCGGTGATGGCCGGGGCCGAGCCGGTCTTCGTGCCCGGCGCCACCGGTCCGGCCAGCCAGCCCGATTTTTCCACCCTGCCGGCCGAGATTCTCGATCGGACGGCCCTGGCCTATGTCTGCTCTCCCGCCAATCCGCAAGGATCGGTGGCCGATGCCGGCCTGTTGGAACGTCAGGTCCAGACGGCCCGCCGCCACGGCTTCGTCCTGGCCGTGGACGAATGCTATTCCGAGATCTGGGACAAGGCGCCGCCTCCCGGCGCGTTGGCGGCCTGCGCCGCCTCGGGCGAGGGATTGGCCAACATCCTGGTGTTCAATTCGCTATCGAAACGGTCCAGTGTGCCGGGTCTGCGCTCCGGCGTGGTGATCGGCGACGAGCGGGTGATCCATGCCTTTGCCCGTCTGCGCTCCTATGGCGGCGCCGCCACGCCGCTGCCCATCGCCGCCGTCGCCGCCGCCCTGTGGCGCGACGAGGCGCATGTGACCGAGAGCAACAATCTCTATCGCGCCAAGCTGGACGCGGCCGAACGGATTCTTGGCGGCCGCCTGGGCTTCACCCGGCCGGCCGGCGGCTTTTTCCTGTGGCTGGACGTGGGCGACGGCGAGGTGGCGGCGGTCAAGCTGTGGCGCGAGGGCAATATCCGGGTGCTGCCCGGAACCTATCTCGCCGCCGAGGATTCCGAGGAGGGCAATCCCGGAAGCCGCTTCATCCGCGTCGCCCTGGTCCACGATCTGGCCACCACCGAGGCGGCGCTGACCCGCCTGGGCGAGATCCTGGGAGGATAG
- a CDS encoding UbiH/UbiF/VisC/COQ6 family ubiquinone biosynthesis hydroxylase: protein MSMSSPLRVDVLINGGGPVGALLAAVLGRAGVRVAVIEAAPPEVLARPGSDARAIAIAYTARKVIAAAGAWDGMKDEAGEILEIRVTDDASPLFLHYDHQEIGADPLGWIVPNPAIRRELLAALGRIPDVTLLAPARLKRLERLPHRVEAELEDGRVVHAALAVAADGRGSMLRQQAGIKVTRRDYHESGIVCIMAHERPHHGIAHERFLPAGPFAILPLAGNRSGIVWTEANHVAAAICDQGDDAFRAELAAKVGDFLGEIRLEGKRFHHPLTLQFADAMIGHRLALIGDAAHGMHPIAGQGMNMGIRDVAALAEVIVDSLRLGLDAGGPDVLERYQRWRRFDTMLMLGVTDGLDRLFSNDVELLKHVRRIGLAAVHQLDHTKRFFMRHAMGLVGDLPRLMKGEAL from the coding sequence ATGAGCATGTCTTCCCCCCTGCGCGTGGACGTCCTGATCAATGGCGGCGGTCCGGTCGGCGCCCTGCTGGCCGCCGTGCTGGGCCGGGCCGGTGTCCGGGTGGCGGTGATCGAGGCCGCCCCGCCGGAAGTCCTGGCCCGCCCCGGCTCGGATGCGCGGGCCATCGCCATCGCCTATACGGCGCGCAAGGTGATCGCCGCCGCCGGTGCCTGGGACGGCATGAAGGACGAAGCGGGCGAGATTCTGGAAATCCGCGTCACCGACGATGCCTCGCCGCTGTTCCTGCACTACGACCACCAGGAAATCGGCGCCGATCCCCTGGGCTGGATCGTCCCCAACCCGGCCATCCGCCGCGAACTGCTGGCCGCCCTCGGCCGCATTCCCGACGTCACCCTGCTGGCTCCGGCCCGGCTCAAGCGTCTCGAGCGCCTGCCCCATCGGGTCGAGGCCGAGCTGGAAGACGGACGGGTCGTCCACGCCGCCCTGGCGGTGGCCGCCGACGGGCGCGGCTCCATGCTCCGGCAGCAGGCGGGGATCAAGGTGACGCGGCGCGACTACCACGAGAGCGGCATCGTCTGCATCATGGCCCACGAGCGGCCCCACCACGGCATCGCCCACGAGCGCTTCCTGCCGGCCGGGCCTTTCGCCATCCTGCCCCTGGCCGGCAACCGCAGCGGCATCGTGTGGACCGAGGCCAACCACGTCGCCGCCGCCATCTGTGATCAGGGCGACGACGCCTTCCGGGCCGAACTGGCCGCCAAGGTCGGCGATTTCCTCGGCGAAATCCGGCTGGAGGGTAAGCGCTTCCACCATCCCCTCACCCTGCAATTCGCGGACGCCATGATCGGCCATCGCCTCGCCCTGATCGGCGACGCCGCCCACGGCATGCATCCCATCGCCGGCCAGGGCATGAACATGGGCATCCGCGACGTGGCCGCCCTGGCCGAGGTCATCGTGGATTCCCTGCGCCTCGGCCTCGATGCCGGCGGGCCGGACGTTCTGGAGCGCTACCAGCGTTGGCGCCGCTTCGACACCATGCTGATGCTGGGCGTCACCGACGGGCTGGACCGCCTGTTCTCCAATGACGTCGAATTGCTGAAGCACGTCCGCCGCATCGGTCTGGCCGCCGTCCACCAGCTCGACCATACCAAGCGCTTCTTCATGCGCCACGCCATGGGCCTGGTGGGCGATTTGCCGCGATTGATGAAGGGTGAAGCGCTGTAA
- a CDS encoding P-II family nitrogen regulator, with protein sequence MKLIMAIIKPFKLDEVREALTPLGVQGLTVSEVKGFGRQKGQTEIYRGAEYVVNFLPKVKIEVAVNDDLVDRVVEAIQTAARTGKIGDGKVFVTEIQQAYRIRTGESNAEAL encoded by the coding sequence ATGAAGCTGATCATGGCCATCATCAAGCCCTTCAAGCTCGACGAGGTTCGCGAGGCCCTGACGCCCCTGGGCGTCCAGGGTTTGACCGTGAGCGAAGTCAAGGGCTTCGGCCGCCAGAAGGGACAAACCGAAATCTACCGTGGTGCCGAATACGTGGTGAACTTCCTGCCCAAGGTGAAGATCGAGGTCGCCGTCAACGACGATCTGGTCGACCGCGTGGTGGAAGCCATCCAAACCGCCGCCCGCACCGGCAAGATCGGTGACGGCAAGGTGTTCGTCACCGAGATCCAGCAGGCCTATCGCATCCGTACCGGCGAAAGCAACGCGGAAGCGCTCTGA
- a CDS encoding ammonium transporter: protein MSNRLKSVLLGVGPALGLALLASVAGAEEAAAPAAAAAPVVLDTGSTAWMLTSTALVLMMTIPGLALFYAGMVRKKNLLGTMMQSFAITCVVTLLWVIVGYSLAFTGESPFIGGLDRFLLTGLEKASLALPNPVPESVFMMFQMTFAIITPALITGAFADRMKFSSMLVFMSLWLLVVYAPICHWVWMMDEKGTAVGFLGKMGVLDFAGGTVVHINAGIAGLVACLIMGPRKGYGTDNMAPHNLSLSIIGAALLWVGWFGFNAGSAVAADGRAGMAMAFVTQVGAAAAAVSWMLAEWLLRKKPSALGIISGAVAGLVAITPAAGFVDVKGALVIGLIAGVVCYWGATGLKHALKYDDSLDAFGVHGIGGITGAILTGVFAVEGIGGTAGLLEGNGGQVLTQVYGVLITGVYTAVVSFILLKAIDMVMGLRVTAEEEREGLDLALHGETVH from the coding sequence ATGAGCAATCGTTTGAAGTCCGTTCTGTTAGGCGTAGGCCCCGCGCTCGGCCTCGCGCTTCTCGCCTCGGTCGCGGGCGCCGAGGAGGCCGCCGCTCCGGCCGCTGCCGCCGCTCCGGTGGTGCTTGATACCGGGTCGACCGCCTGGATGCTCACCTCCACCGCCCTGGTGCTGATGATGACCATTCCCGGCCTGGCGCTGTTCTACGCCGGCATGGTTCGCAAGAAGAACCTGCTGGGCACCATGATGCAGAGCTTCGCCATTACCTGCGTCGTCACCCTGCTATGGGTGATCGTCGGCTACTCCCTGGCCTTCACCGGCGAGAGCCCGTTCATCGGCGGCCTGGACCGCTTCCTGCTGACCGGCCTGGAAAAGGCTTCCCTGGCTCTGCCGAACCCGGTTCCCGAATCGGTGTTCATGATGTTCCAGATGACCTTCGCCATCATCACCCCGGCCCTGATCACCGGCGCCTTCGCCGACCGCATGAAGTTCTCCTCCATGCTGGTGTTCATGAGCCTGTGGCTGCTGGTCGTCTACGCTCCCATCTGCCACTGGGTGTGGATGATGGACGAGAAGGGCACCGCCGTCGGCTTCCTCGGCAAGATGGGCGTGCTGGACTTCGCCGGCGGCACCGTGGTGCACATCAACGCGGGCATCGCCGGTCTGGTCGCCTGCCTGATCATGGGGCCGCGCAAGGGCTACGGTACCGACAACATGGCTCCCCATAACCTCAGCCTGTCGATCATCGGCGCCGCGCTGCTGTGGGTGGGCTGGTTCGGCTTCAACGCCGGCTCCGCCGTGGCCGCCGACGGCCGTGCCGGCATGGCCATGGCCTTCGTGACCCAGGTGGGTGCCGCCGCCGCCGCCGTCTCGTGGATGCTCGCCGAGTGGCTGCTGCGCAAGAAGCCCTCCGCTCTGGGCATCATCTCGGGCGCCGTGGCCGGTCTGGTCGCCATCACCCCCGCCGCCGGCTTCGTGGACGTCAAGGGCGCCCTGGTCATCGGCCTGATCGCCGGCGTGGTCTGCTACTGGGGCGCCACCGGCCTCAAGCATGCCCTCAAGTACGACGACTCGCTGGACGCCTTCGGCGTGCACGGCATCGGCGGCATCACCGGCGCCATCCTGACCGGCGTGTTCGCGGTCGAGGGTATCGGCGGCACCGCCGGCCTGCTGGAAGGCAATGGCGGTCAGGTGCTGACCCAGGTCTACGGCGTGCTAATCACCGGCGTCTATACCGCCGTGGTGTCGTTCATCCTGCTCAAGGCCATCGACATGGTCATGGGCCTGCGCGTCACCGCCGAGGAAGAGCGGGAAGGCCTCGACCTCGCCCTGCACGGCGAAACGGTCCACTGA
- a CDS encoding tetratricopeptide repeat protein: protein MGAEPKRWACRQVSIIVWALVFLVTASMPSIAGTYEDGMAAYNRGDFDAAFRLLRPLADDGSPLAQTRLALLYANGQGVRQDYAEAARWERRAAEQGLAQAQINLGMAYQTGTGVPQDDVEAAKWLLKAARQGHEIAQVAVAMLYEDGAGVPKSYSDAINWYKKAAENGYSPAQQELGRMYEEGKGTGQSYVDAAQWYEKAARQGEAQAATALAILYADGHGVPKDLTVARRLFLQAATTGDVRAQTFLGRMYQNGEGTPQSYVEAIRWYGKAAEQGAPLAQLLLGAIYADGKGVPRDYVQAYKWLNLAASRFPASQSTMRDKAATARNQLEGAMTKDQIAEAQRLSQQWTPQSQ from the coding sequence ATGGGGGCGGAACCGAAGCGTTGGGCCTGTAGGCAGGTAAGCATCATCGTGTGGGCGCTCGTGTTTCTCGTGACGGCCTCCATGCCAAGTATTGCTGGCACATACGAAGACGGAATGGCCGCGTACAATCGGGGCGATTTTGACGCTGCGTTCAGATTGCTGCGCCCCCTGGCCGATGACGGCAGTCCTCTCGCACAAACCCGTCTCGCATTGCTGTACGCCAACGGTCAGGGTGTGCGCCAAGATTACGCCGAAGCGGCAAGATGGGAACGGCGTGCAGCGGAACAGGGGCTTGCCCAGGCACAAATCAACCTTGGCATGGCCTATCAGACAGGAACGGGCGTACCACAAGATGACGTGGAAGCAGCCAAGTGGTTGCTCAAAGCAGCCCGACAAGGACATGAAATCGCACAGGTGGCCGTAGCCATGCTGTACGAAGATGGTGCAGGTGTGCCCAAGAGCTACAGCGACGCCATAAATTGGTACAAGAAGGCCGCAGAGAATGGGTATTCCCCAGCACAGCAAGAGCTTGGCCGTATGTATGAGGAAGGAAAGGGAACGGGGCAAAGCTACGTTGACGCCGCGCAATGGTACGAAAAGGCCGCAAGACAGGGCGAGGCCCAGGCTGCAACAGCATTGGCTATACTTTATGCAGACGGACACGGTGTACCAAAGGATTTGACCGTAGCGAGGCGGCTGTTCCTTCAAGCGGCGACGACTGGTGACGTGCGTGCACAGACGTTCCTTGGCCGCATGTATCAGAATGGCGAGGGAACACCGCAGAGCTACGTCGAGGCTATCCGCTGGTATGGGAAGGCTGCGGAACAGGGCGCTCCGCTTGCCCAACTTCTCTTGGGCGCCATCTATGCTGACGGGAAAGGTGTGCCGCGCGACTACGTGCAAGCCTATAAATGGCTCAATCTTGCCGCGTCGCGCTTCCCCGCGTCGCAGTCCACCATGCGCGACAAGGCTGCTACAGCCCGGAACCAACTTGAAGGCGCGATGACCAAGGACCAGATTGCCGAGGCGCAGCGGCTTTCCCAGCAATGGACACCACAGTCGCAATAG
- the trxA gene encoding thioredoxin: MDLMFNSGAQGAAKSTPPGELIKEATTATFVADVIEMSQKVPVIVDFWATWCGPCKTLGPALEKVVREARGAVRMVKVDVDKNQDLAAQLRIQSVPTVYAFKGGRPVDAFTGAQPESQLKSFVQRLIAGSNAGPTIDDYIAEAKRVLDEGDAQTAAGIFNQILQEAPDNASAMAGLLRCLMAVGQTEQAESMLSRLAPEIARHPEIAAVVTALELARHAGGVGEAAELRRRLAADADDHQARYDLALAYYAGNEVEAAVDELLELFRRNRAWNEDAARKQLVKIFEVLGFSHPLAKSGRARLSTLLFS, translated from the coding sequence ATGGACCTGATGTTCAATTCCGGCGCCCAGGGAGCCGCCAAGAGCACGCCGCCGGGCGAACTGATCAAGGAAGCCACCACCGCCACCTTCGTGGCCGACGTCATCGAGATGTCGCAGAAGGTCCCGGTGATCGTCGATTTCTGGGCGACCTGGTGTGGCCCGTGCAAGACCCTGGGCCCGGCCCTGGAGAAGGTGGTGCGCGAGGCCCGTGGCGCCGTGCGCATGGTCAAGGTCGACGTGGACAAGAATCAGGATCTGGCCGCCCAGCTGCGCATCCAGTCGGTTCCCACCGTCTATGCCTTCAAGGGCGGCCGTCCGGTGGATGCCTTCACCGGCGCCCAGCCGGAAAGCCAGCTGAAGTCCTTCGTCCAGCGCCTGATCGCCGGCAGCAACGCCGGGCCGACCATCGACGACTACATCGCCGAGGCCAAGCGGGTGCTCGACGAGGGTGATGCCCAGACCGCCGCCGGCATCTTCAACCAGATCCTGCAGGAAGCGCCCGATAATGCCTCGGCTATGGCCGGATTGCTGCGCTGCCTGATGGCGGTGGGCCAGACCGAGCAGGCCGAATCCATGCTGAGCCGTCTGGCGCCCGAGATCGCCCGCCACCCCGAGATCGCCGCCGTGGTCACCGCGCTCGAACTGGCGCGCCATGCCGGCGGAGTGGGTGAGGCGGCCGAGCTGCGCCGCCGCCTGGCCGCCGATGCGGACGATCATCAGGCCCGCTACGATCTGGCACTGGCCTACTACGCCGGCAACGAGGTCGAGGCGGCGGTGGACGAGCTTTTGGAGCTGTTCCGGCGTAACCGCGCCTGGAACGAGGACGCGGCGCGCAAGCAACTGGTCAAGATCTTCGAAGTGCTGGGATTCTCCCATCCCCTGGCCAAGTCCGGCCGCGCCCGGCTGTCCACTCTGCTGTTCTCCTAA
- a CDS encoding NAD-dependent epimerase/dehydratase family protein yields MKTVIVAGGAGFVGSSLALALRRDMADGGRVVAIDNLKRRGSELALERLRAAGVEFVHGDIRNPEDLEAAGSCDLLLDCSAEPSVHAGYGASPAYLINTNLMGTVNCLEHARRHGGAFAFISTSRVYPIAPLRALPLAPAGGRLVLPAGAAGPGWSGAGISEDFPLAGPRSLYGATKLASEMLVEEYRATYGLRTLTYRCGVLAGPWQMGKVDQGFMVLWAARHLYGGGLGYMGFGGHGHQVRDVLHVEDLYDLLALQLADLDRWNGSLFNVGGGVANSISLRELTALCEKATGRAVAMGSTPETRDADIPYYVTDNARVTAATGWSPRRDVPGLVEEICRWLAENRARLEPILA; encoded by the coding sequence ATGAAGACGGTCATTGTCGCCGGCGGTGCCGGATTCGTCGGTTCATCCCTGGCGCTGGCCCTGAGGCGGGACATGGCGGATGGCGGGCGGGTCGTCGCCATCGACAATCTCAAGCGGCGTGGCAGCGAACTGGCGCTGGAGCGCCTGCGCGCCGCAGGGGTCGAGTTCGTCCACGGCGATATCCGCAACCCCGAGGATCTGGAGGCGGCAGGCTCCTGCGACCTGCTGCTCGATTGCTCGGCCGAACCCAGCGTACATGCCGGCTATGGCGCCAGCCCGGCTTATCTCATCAACACCAATCTGATGGGGACGGTGAACTGTCTGGAGCATGCGCGGCGCCATGGCGGAGCCTTCGCGTTCATCTCCACCAGCCGGGTCTATCCCATCGCGCCGCTTCGCGCCCTGCCGTTGGCCCCGGCGGGCGGGCGGCTGGTCCTGCCGGCGGGGGCAGCGGGTCCCGGCTGGTCGGGGGCGGGGATTTCCGAGGATTTCCCCCTGGCCGGGCCGCGCTCGCTCTATGGTGCCACCAAGCTGGCCTCCGAGATGCTGGTCGAGGAATACCGCGCCACCTACGGGCTCAGGACCCTGACCTACCGCTGCGGCGTGCTGGCCGGGCCATGGCAGATGGGCAAGGTGGACCAGGGCTTCATGGTGCTGTGGGCGGCCCGTCACCTTTACGGTGGCGGCCTGGGCTACATGGGATTCGGCGGCCACGGCCACCAGGTGCGTGACGTCCTGCATGTGGAGGATCTTTACGACCTGCTGGCGTTGCAGCTTGCCGATCTCGATCGCTGGAACGGCTCGCTGTTCAACGTGGGCGGCGGCGTCGCCAATTCCATATCGCTGCGCGAGCTGACCGCTCTGTGCGAAAAGGCGACGGGGCGCGCGGTGGCCATGGGCAGCACGCCGGAGACCCGTGACGCCGACATTCCCTATTACGTCACCGACAATGCCAGGGTCACCGCCGCCACCGGCTGGTCGCCGAGGCGGGACGTGCCGGGGCTGGTCGAGGAAATCTGCCGCTGGCTGGCGGAAAACCGCGCCCGGCTGGAACCCATACTGGCCTGA
- a CDS encoding helix-turn-helix transcriptional regulator, translating into MGANVKKHRLAAGLSQEELALRVEIVDQGYISGLEIGKRNPTILTIWLVANALGLEPGQLFSTAGLPADWTSGPIKIVSRRTGRSEIDSPG; encoded by the coding sequence GTGGGAGCAAACGTCAAAAAGCACAGACTTGCGGCAGGGTTGTCGCAGGAAGAGCTTGCTTTGCGCGTTGAGATCGTTGACCAGGGCTACATAAGCGGCCTGGAAATCGGCAAGAGAAACCCGACCATCCTCACCATCTGGCTTGTCGCCAATGCGCTTGGCCTTGAGCCAGGGCAGCTATTTTCGACAGCGGGACTTCCTGCGGATTGGACAAGCGGGCCGATTAAGATTGTCAGCCGCCGCACTGGTCGGTCGGAGATTGACAGTCCGGGTTAA
- a CDS encoding AAA family ATPase, whose product MIIMPRIDGFTMHRDEPLPDRTEYLIGNVLPMTGVGLLVGKPGAGKSYLAIDLSASIATGKPFLGQPVAASHYAEAPSRRTAGGATMFLAGEGLETYPYRVEAAYLSLPTEHRDRLADMGFPDRLPVRWGPAFNLRDDRLFETFLERAVDWANQLTLYAAFDLRLIVVDTVSAVFGFGDENSAADAQRVFNKLLRLSRATGTFVLGVVHPGKHKGRGDVRGSGVFEGSPDLILSASADKKGKGTLAVTKARATSTHNAIWGYSLAPITLPNGDPQAYVIGAANATPANAPAATAGRRGLGRDAGYVLTALQNAVRERPIAWLSPAGTSMSGADEEAIRFELGRIKPPSSTDASHSADALRQTWSRGIKKLLGANIVAKLDREDGSAVYWHVEDNLARRE is encoded by the coding sequence ATGATTATCATGCCCCGCATTGACGGCTTCACCATGCACCGGGATGAACCGCTGCCGGATCGCACGGAATACCTGATCGGCAACGTCCTCCCCATGACGGGGGTGGGGTTGCTGGTCGGGAAACCGGGCGCAGGCAAGTCGTACCTTGCCATCGACCTGTCCGCCTCCATCGCCACCGGAAAGCCGTTTCTTGGGCAGCCGGTGGCAGCCTCGCACTATGCGGAAGCCCCGTCCCGCCGCACCGCAGGCGGGGCAACCATGTTCCTGGCGGGGGAGGGGCTAGAAACCTATCCCTACCGCGTCGAGGCGGCCTATTTGAGCTTGCCCACCGAACACCGGGACCGACTGGCCGACATGGGGTTTCCTGACCGGCTGCCGGTGAGGTGGGGGCCTGCCTTCAATCTCCGGGATGACCGGCTGTTCGAGACGTTTCTTGAACGAGCCGTGGATTGGGCCAACCAACTGACCCTCTATGCGGCCTTCGACCTTCGGCTGATCGTGGTCGATACCGTATCTGCCGTGTTCGGCTTCGGAGACGAAAATTCGGCGGCCGATGCCCAACGGGTCTTCAACAAGCTCCTTCGGCTTTCACGGGCAACCGGCACGTTCGTCTTGGGCGTGGTGCATCCGGGCAAGCACAAGGGGCGGGGCGACGTGCGTGGATCGGGGGTATTCGAGGGCAGCCCCGATTTGATCCTGAGCGCGAGCGCCGACAAGAAGGGCAAGGGAACGTTGGCCGTCACCAAAGCGCGGGCGACATCGACGCACAATGCCATATGGGGCTATAGCCTCGCCCCGATCACGCTGCCCAACGGCGATCCCCAGGCATACGTCATTGGCGCAGCGAACGCGACCCCAGCGAACGCACCAGCGGCGACAGCGGGGCGGAGGGGCCTGGGGCGCGACGCAGGATACGTACTTACGGCTTTGCAGAACGCGGTTCGTGAACGTCCTATCGCTTGGCTGTCTCCCGCTGGCACTTCAATGAGCGGGGCGGACGAAGAGGCCATTCGGTTCGAGTTGGGCAGGATCAAACCGCCATCGTCCACCGACGCCAGCCATAGCGCGGACGCTCTCCGCCAAACGTGGAGCCGAGGCATCAAAAAGCTCTTGGGGGCAAACATCGTCGCCAAGCTCGACCGGGAAGACGGGTCCGCCGTGTATTGGCACGTCGAGGACAACCTTGCCCGTCGAGAATGA
- a CDS encoding Trm112 family protein, giving the protein MPERVSAFDTKLLDILVAPGTHAPLRYDAAAQELIDDKGGLAYPIRDGIPIMLVDEARSIEGDAR; this is encoded by the coding sequence ATGCCCGAGCGTGTTTCGGCCTTCGACACGAAGCTGCTGGATATCCTGGTGGCCCCCGGCACCCATGCGCCGCTGCGCTATGACGCGGCCGCCCAGGAACTGATCGACGACAAGGGCGGCCTCGCCTATCCCATCCGCGACGGCATTCCGATCATGCTGGTGGACGAGGCCCGCTCCATCGAGGGGGATGCGCGATGA
- a CDS encoding DUF971 domain-containing protein produces the protein MNMPAERPWPEEIKVDKVARTLRVAFSDGKTFVLPAELLRVESPSAEVQGHSPDQKQLVSGRMHVGIIGVEPVGNYAVKLVFDDLHDSGIYSWDYLYGLGANQDAIWADYLAELEALGLSRDPALSKAPPPKAHGCGGGGGGAKSGGGGCGCG, from the coding sequence ATGAACATGCCCGCCGAGCGTCCCTGGCCGGAAGAGATCAAGGTCGACAAGGTGGCCCGCACGCTGCGCGTCGCCTTCTCCGACGGCAAGACCTTCGTGCTGCCCGCCGAGCTGTTGCGGGTGGAAAGCCCCTCGGCCGAGGTGCAGGGCCACTCTCCCGACCAGAAGCAACTGGTTTCGGGCCGCATGCATGTGGGCATCATCGGTGTCGAGCCGGTGGGCAATTACGCCGTCAAGCTGGTGTTCGACGACCTGCACGACAGCGGTATCTATTCGTGGGACTACCTCTACGGCCTGGGCGCCAACCAGGATGCCATCTGGGCGGATTACCTGGCCGAGTTGGAGGCTCTGGGCCTGTCGCGCGATCCGGCCCTGTCCAAGGCGCCGCCGCCCAAGGCCCATGGCTGCGGTGGTGGCGGCGGCGGAGCCAAGTCGGGGGGCGGCGGTTGCGGCTGCGGCTGA
- a CDS encoding LON peptidase substrate-binding domain-containing protein encodes MQADRPLRIDDLPRDLPVFAVSGAIVLPKGTSPFMVFEPRYLAMVDDALGMGRLFALVQPRDDKDKGGVVSGLYDTGCLVRITAFGETGDGRYLITAAGICRFRLAGEVEGRAGYRRVRTDYIPYAGDLDGSDTGPVDRRGLLSIVRAYLGGLGMSADIAQLEKADDADLSVRLAMACPFAPAEKQALLEAASHAERCRLMTTLIQRELLNESGGSSIH; translated from the coding sequence ATGCAGGCCGACCGTCCGCTGCGCATCGACGACCTGCCCCGCGACCTGCCGGTTTTCGCGGTGTCGGGGGCCATCGTGCTGCCCAAGGGTACCAGTCCGTTCATGGTGTTCGAGCCGCGCTATCTGGCCATGGTCGACGACGCCCTGGGCATGGGCCGCCTGTTCGCCCTGGTCCAGCCGCGCGACGACAAGGACAAGGGCGGCGTGGTTTCCGGTCTCTACGACACCGGCTGTCTGGTCCGCATCACGGCGTTCGGCGAGACCGGCGACGGCCGTTATCTGATCACCGCCGCCGGGATCTGCCGTTTCCGTCTGGCCGGCGAGGTCGAGGGGCGGGCCGGCTATCGCCGGGTCCGCACCGACTATATCCCCTATGCCGGCGACCTGGACGGCAGCGACACCGGTCCGGTGGACCGTCGCGGCCTGCTGTCCATCGTGCGGGCCTATCTGGGGGGGCTTGGCATGTCGGCCGACATTGCCCAATTGGAAAAGGCCGACGACGCCGATCTTTCGGTGCGTCTGGCCATGGCCTGCCCCTTTGCCCCCGCCGAGAAGCAGGCCCTGTTGGAAGCGGCCAGCCACGCCGAGCGCTGCCGGCTGATGACCACGTTGATTCAACGGGAGCTGCTGAACGAAAGCGGCGGCTCCTCGATACATTAG